A window of Phragmites australis chromosome 2, lpPhrAust1.1, whole genome shotgun sequence genomic DNA:
TGCCTCGCAGGCTAGCAGCTGCCAAATGAATTCAGATTGACTGCACAGCCCAATCCATGATGTGCACAGCATACACGTCCTTGCATACACTACCATGGAGTGAAAGTGTTTatatttcatttcatttatttttttgaaataatgcCAGGAGCTCTGGCATTCACATAAGAAGATGGGGACCCTGGTTTAAGCCCGGGCGGGCGTGGTGCTTGATGGAACCCTCTACCAAAGCATTTCTATTTCTCAGCTAACAGAACACTAGGCAGgcataatataaaattaaaagaacACAGAAGCATATACCTCTTCCTTCGGAAATGAAGATAGCAAAGGAATGAGAATAGATGCATCCTACCAGAGAAAATTACAAGATTCAGCAAACACATTAAATAAGAAAACAACAAACATGTTAAAGTGCGAACAAGAGACTTTGCAGCAGTAGCAGAAATTTTACAGACCTTCAGCTTTGTCTTATATAAATGTTTAACAGCCGCAACTAGGTCGGCTGAAGGATTTGATTCTTCGGTCAATGTTTGCAGTATCTttaaaacaagaaaacaaacaaTTAGCAGAAATGAACTTATTTGTTTCCAAATAGTGTAGAAAGAGAGGTCAGAGATTCATAGTAATACCAAGGTAACAAGACCTTCACTGCCTTCAGGTGGATTATGAATGATGTCCAGCATCTCAGGACATGAGGACCCCAGATTTCTTACAAGGCTGGGTATATGCCAATGAATACACTGAACAAATTTGCACCATGATGAGCAGCCAGTAATTGTAATTCACTAGTCAATatttaaaaatcatagagaCTAGAACATTGCAAAATAAAAGCAGCACCTGCTTGACAACTTCTGGAGACCTTCCATAAACATTGAACAGATGTTGAAGAAGGCTAGGCCTCTGCAAGAAACAAAATGCTTTTACCACCACCCAGAAAGGAGACAGATAAAAGAGCAAGGTACTATTTTCGTATAGATACCTTTGTGCAAAGCGCAAAGAACAACGAAGTACGGCATTTCGCCTCAGATACAGATATTGCTGATTGTTTCAGTGAAATCAATGATGTCTTGGATGACCCACTTTCAGAAGGTCCAGAATCTGGAATCTGGGAGCCACTACCTGAAGCTTCTTGAGTGCCTACCTCCAACTGCTTTCACAAAACACCATACATCAGTGAAAGATTCAACTAAAATGAAGCAATTATTGCAAATAGCCTTAAGACTCGCAACTGTAATACAGGAATTGTAGGAGAGCTGCAAATATTTAAGTTCTAAGAAACCCAACCCCATTCTGTATTTCTATAAAAAGGTAAAATAAGTCTGTTACTACCATAACTGGCAACCtaactaaaacaaaattttaggTAAAGATCAAGGTATTGACTATTGAGGGTTCCATAACCAAGTGACAAGATGAATGCTCCATCAATTGTTGCAAGTGTCTTTTCAAACCACATAGGCTTATGTAACCTCAACTTTAAACAAACTTCTGGACATACTAGATTGATTTCATATATCCTTGGTATCTTATCAGAAAGTTAAAAAGGACACAATACATGCAAATGTCTGTAACATACGAGACCGAAACCcttcttttttcattttcaaGGGCGAGATATAGAAATACAACTAGAAAACAGGCACTCAAGCGCATAAGAACATAATGGTTGAGCAAGCGTTTCGGATTCAGATCAAATACGAGATGATATAATTCAAATCGTACTTGCATCCATATTCTTTAGTTATACTGGAATATCCTAGAACTCCAACAAAAATTCTTCTCATTTTGGTTGGATTCAGGGCATCCACATAATTTGTGTGTTAGATGCTAGCCACTAGCCAGATATATAATGATAATATTCTCATATGCAGCACCGTGAAAGTTATGATATGCCAAGTCAAGATCAAGGAACACGACAGTAAATTGAGAAAAGGTGTTTAAATAATAAGACATGCTACAACAGAACTTGTATGTTACTTTCTTGAATTAAAATTCAAATGCAAATAATACAGATGATACAACATTTTGGATGGATTCACATCCATATTTCACTTTTAACTGAAATATGAAGTCAAATGGAACAGAAACTACAGTTCCAACATTGAACACCAACACATTTGCTGAATTCTAATAGGTAATTCAATAATTAGGATGATCCATGCATCTTTTTCATCCGTAGCAGAGCCTGATCATCAAAAGTGCCTAACAATGACAACGATCAAAATCATGAAGAATTACCTCAGCTGTAGATTCTTTTGAGCATGTTAAATTAATATCTGTGTCCACATGCTTAGCAACTCCTACAAGACTTTCTGTGGCGAACTGCTCGATTCTTTCTGTTGCATATGTTAGATCATAGAGCTTTTTTGCAACCTAAAAAGAATGTATGTATCAGCATTACATAGCCTAGTATTATATCAAGTCAAAACAAAGCAAAGAAAAGATTAGACAATGCTGTTCCCATACCAATCTAACTGCCTTTCCCCTGACTTCATCTTGAGAGTGGACGGTACACTGCAAATTCATAACAAATGATAAATGAGGTCCAGAATAATGTAGTGCCAGCCACATAAGGAGAATCATTTTTACCATTATTCTGAATTAAGAATGATATTATCATAAACTGAAAATATAGTAGCATAGAATGTGAGCCATGCATACTGCATGCCTGCATTGAGGTTAATGGAGATATTTACACAGAAATGAATCAAACATAACTAGTAAACTCAACATCGACGTGCAAACTAGAAAAAACACCAAACCATTTAAACATCGGTCGATGATTTTATAGCATTCTACCAGTTGAAAAGGAAACGTACAAACCTTCAGAGCAATATCCAAGCAAACATGTCGAAGTGGAGGCCGCCCTAAGATAAGGTTCCATACAGTTCCcaggccttgggcgactcggtCACCATCCCCGTCCTTTATTTGTTGGCTGTTGCCTTGTGACATGCAAAGACCCTCCAGTAATCTAAACAAAGACTCTGGCAGGTATGGTGCATCACATATAAGTTTGCAAAAAGACTTGTCTGAAGCAGGCAGTGAGTTAATCATGGACCTCGCCTGGAGATGATAGCAAAGGAAATGACAAGATATTATATCTTTCCTTATTTCAACTCTCAGAAAGAACATATAACGAAATGCAAAGCTATGGTGAGCATGCTTACAAGTGATATAAAGAATTTCTCGTAATGTTTAGAAGCAGGCGTAGAGCTTTCTGGCGAATCAGCAACATTGATACTCTGCAGCTGATATAGCACATGCATTGCCAGTTCGTACCCCTAGGAAAACACATGGCTCAGAAGTGAGAatctttccttttgttttgtttttttgggggtggaggggggggggggttgactGGACAGCTAATATGCTTATATGATCACGATGCATGCTTAGTTTGGGAGATGGCAATTTATGATTTACGTGGCAAGCAGAGCAAGCTTAACCAGCTCAAACATAGCAAAATTCATGTTTTAAATCAGCTTCTCTTGAGGATAAGCTTCATTTAGCAGCAATTCCTCAATTTAAtcttgaactagctcaagctCAGCAGAAATGGGCACATGAATCAAAAAGTCACAACATCACTACAACCGTTGAACCCTAGTCATGAGAATCGCCCACATGTATTGGAAGGACAAGAATGAGATTGGCTCGAATAGGCTTAATTTATGCACACGCGGGCCTATTAAAGCAAATCTAGCTCAGCTCAATAACCGCTTGAAACCGACTTCAAAGTGATGTGCTGACGATCAGCTTGTTTATAATGAATTCAAGCCAAGTTCACTCCAACCAAAATATGGACCTGATACCAGTTTTAATGTCTGAACTTACATTTGACAAAAATAGTATGATCGAAATGTGcattacaacaacaacaaagcatttttagtcccaagcaagttgggataggctagagatgaaacctaaCAAGAGCCACCAACAAAGAGGAAATGTGCATTACAatcctaacaaaaaaaaaacgagaTTCAGATCCTAAACTCAGCCAAAAGCTAATTTCTAGTAAAttgattcatcaaaaattcaaatgtTTTTTGCTCCATTTACAGCACTGCAGGCAACAGTGAACAGCAATAGATATAGTTCACTGTTAGTAAATTACCTTCTGATCATTACAACGAAAGATAATGTGCCTCTGAATCAAATCCATAATATTATCATCATCAGCACTCTGTGAAGACacaatttataaataaaagCAGTGTGAGAACAAACTACTGAATCTACCTTCAAAGTATTTAGCAAAGTAAACAAAAGAGATTTGAAGAATCGAAGTACTAAGCATTTAGCTTATAGAATATGTAAGAATACAAAGATTACAATACCAAAATGATACCTGGGCAATCAAATGAGCAAGCAAAGAAAATCTTGCATTAAGACTGTTTTTCTTGTAATCAGCAATTATCCGCCTAATTGCTTCTTTGTTCAATGAGATTTTCTCTTTGACGCTTAATTCCAAATGAGATGGAATAACTGGCAAGTCATGATCAGTATCCTCCGGTGTTGAAGCCGTGGGAACTGGTAAAAAGGGGTCAACCTCCAAATCCACACTATCAGATTCATCAAGTGAAGTAACTTCTGAAGACAAGGGATTAACCATCTCTTCATCGACATCAGAAGAATTTAACCCAGCATCCACTGGTGCCACGACTTCAAAGGTTGGCTCTGGTTCGGTGGCAACATCCAGAAGCTCAGACTTGTCTTTGGAAACTGTTTGATTGGGCTGAGAAGATGTGTGCTGTTCATCTTCAGTTTTCAGTAAATCTCCTGAATAATCCAAATAGTTTTCAACCTTCCCAGAACTGGAGCAAGGTGTATTTGGTAAATTATCCATCTGATGCACATTATTGGTTTCCACCTTCGCCTGTATCGAACTTGTAGCAGCATGTGAAACTGTACGCCGTGGATCAAGGCGACGAGGGTCCTACAAGACATCAGCATCCTCAGAATAGGTATTTCTGTTGAATTCATAAAACACAACCTGAAAATCACCAAAAGTTAGATCATACCCTTCTTGGGTCACGCTTAGTATCATGAACACTAGGAATAACAAAGGCATCAGATGGTAACATGCTTGCTGCATCTGCTGTGGGTGTTAACTGTGCAGCAAACAGCGACGAGTCTGGACTGGATGGCAGGTTCTCTGTtggtggagtggaggaagaTTTAAAAACTGGTTGCTGGACACCGTTATTTGTTGCTAAAGGAAATGGAGGTTCTGGTATATGTTTCATTGTTTCTATTACAATGTCAGCCATGACATCTGCCTCTACTGTTGAGACAAGAATATCAAGGGACTCAGCACCTCTTTCTCCTTCAGCAAGTAAAGCACCAATCATTTCAATCATCTTCTCAACAGGAGACACATCACTATTCAAGATAGCTGGATCAGACGAATGACCCAAATTGGCATCATTGTCAACCTGCATATCAGAATAATCAGAGGATCCCTGAACTGGCAGATTTGAAATGGCAGATGTGTCGAATCTTGCTCTCTTAGCTACGCCATCAGACATAGCAAGAACATCACTTGATCTGGCAGCAGGCTTCTTCCGATTAATATCTCCATAAGGCATCTCCCATGTTGGAGGCACATCCTGTGACatatgaaaacaacttaagtttttcaaaagaatcaaataatacatACTTTTCAAGGAAGACTATTTTCAAAAGTACATTTACAATCCATTAACATGAACTGTATAAGCATGCAGATATATACCTTGCTAGAACGAGAAGCACGGTCTACATTTCTAGACATCTTCTCTGCCTGCCTAATAATTTGATCTATTGCATCACCAGGGCTCAGAGCCCGAAGCTGCCTTACCAATATGTCTTTGGACTGTCCAGAGAAGAAAGGCTATGGTTAACTTGACAAGTaacataaacaaataaaaacaGTGAAGGTAGAGGAATGAATTAAGTCCAGCAAATGACATTAAAAAAAAGGACCTACAGAGATATGTCATATGTAAATCTCTACGAGAAGTAATTGCAGAAGAAAAATTGGTAAAACTGCTCTAGGGTCCCTTAAAAGGAAACAAGATAGGTATCTAAACATATACAGCTTATTTAGTTATCAACAGATACAACAAAGACAAGCAACACAAGCAAGCAACCTACGTGAACATCACAAATTCCAGAACAAGATGACCAAGGGTTTTTTATTATTAAACTCAGACAGCTCCCTGATGGGGAGCATCATCCATTGTTGACCTGGTCACAAGAACTTTTTTTATAGTTTGACATAGTTCTCAAAGATTTAGAATCAAAAGATACTAGAGCTGAAGTATGTCATCACTTGGCCATTAATTGACATATGACCTTCATGCATGTGGTAGGGTGCCATGAAGACAACCACACCTTCATCTTCAGGAACCATATTTACAGTCAATGCCAATCAATCATTTTGTTCATTTATCTAGCATGAAGTATTTCCATTGAATCAAGTTTATCAATGACAACTGAACTATAATCTACAATTGTAACCTGCATTAGATGAGTTCACCTCAATCATTGCGGGGTGAGGACTCCGTAGAAACCCCAAAAAAGCTGTTCTTAGAGAATACCGCAGGCTTGCTGCATGGGCTCCTTTTGTTGTCTCCGAGCCAGGGTCAAAATCAAGCAACACTGGCAGCACGCGGTCGTAGTAAATTGGCCGATTCTTCACAACCGCTGCAAGACTGACAAATGACAGATATATTATATTTCAGAATGATAAATGCATCTTAGACAGCTATGCAGTCTTGTAAGATAAACAGCACAAATAGATGTACAGCCCCAAAGCACCCATATAAACTCTAAAAGTTTCAAAGATATACTCCATCTCCACATATGGCTGGGCTGGCAGCAAACAAGCACACGCATACATAGGCGCAAAGGTCAAAATAAGTGGTCAGGAGCCAAAACCAAAATAGGATCACAAAGTAAATAGATTATGGGGTGAAAAGAGTAACACACCAGTCAAGCGGCTAAACTACTTGAGCTATTCCATGATAAACATGTGGATAGCTAGGAAAGGATTTCAAGCATTAAATAAACTCATTTTCATCCTCATATATAGAGGAAGCTTATTAAAAGAACACAGGAGGGAATGCTGAATAATGGACATGAATCATTTATACTCATTATATGCAAGACCGGTAGAAACTCTTACGAGTTAATGGTGCCAACTAGGAAGGACCCTCGATAAGCATAAGCCGATTGCAGAATATCCAGTAGGAGGATGAGAGCTCTGTTTGCATCAGCCTCCAGAACAACAGGATCAAGGCTAGGATGAAACTGAGATAATCGTGAAGTATCAAATCTCCGGGATTTTCCTGTTTGtagggtgaagatatactttgTTAATCTGAAAGCACATTAATAGGATGGCCCATTTCTCTCAAGAAAAAAATGGCCCATTTAATTGTTACTGTTTATCTGGCGAATGATACCTTCACTTGGCTGTATTTGATCACTGTTGACTTGAGGTGTGAAACACAAGATCCATACCTCAACGAACTTTACAGCGAGTAGTTTAGTTGAAATAGGGCCGGGCTGTTACATGTCACATGAAGAATAGTGTCAGGCATAACATAGACTTTAAAACAGAAACCGCAGCACTAAACATGGTATCTTATCCCACAGATGTCATTTTGTATAAATTGGTGATATTCTCAGGAAGAACTACGGTAAAGTGCAATAGTACCATCTAGGGGTTCACCCAAAGCACTAGATATCAAATAAAATGAAGGGGCATGTCACAATGACGACCTCACACTTACACGGGTTTTAGGTAATTCCATGATGTGCCAACTACTCACGACAGAACAACAGCAGTTTCACCTTATTGAAGGTATACAGCATAAACTACAATTAAACCAACCTCATGTATCACACAACGGACTGCATCTTTGAACTGCTTCATCCAATCCCACATCTCTTCAAGCCAAGCATcaattttcccacacttgttaaTCTAGATTTACAATAAAAGTAGAACAGTGAGTACCAAGAATGATGCTATTAGTAGCAAGTTACTAATATTCAAATGATAACATTATAAGTAACATCAAATCCAAGCAGAAGAAAATGTGGCAAGGAAGACAATTATTCAGATTTATAGAATCCTGACTCCAGACTTCACATTTTCAAAAACAAGGGGAAAATGCCGTGAGCTTCATCTGAACCAAACCACTTTATGAAAAGTTGCCGGATTATCTTGTACAGTTAATCATAAATCGTCCTTGTAAATTAGTCCAAACAAATAACAAATAATCTAACCTATGGGCATTGTATGTCTCAATTAGTTTGACAAAACTTCGTTTTCATTCTACATAGCTGGAATGCAAATTGTTGCAGGGTAAGAAAACAGTCCTGTTTTGATTGTAGCATGTATTTTACACTCAAGAGTAAAAAatgtaaatttaaaaatttaatatgtaGCCCCTAGTCCAATGGGGAAAATTTATCTACAAGCTTCTTGCATCTTGCACAATCATATTTCacaaaaaagaatatattgCTCTTACTACTACCAACTTCTGAAATTCTGATTAGTTCATGGATATGATCATGTGTACCACTGGGAAGAGCCACTTTTAAAACCAACTTGACAGCAAGCTAAATATATAGAATTTTATGATATTCCTTCAAGTATTCAACTGGGTCAAGTTTTGGCTGTCTTTATTTTTCATGGCAATATGAATGGTACAAGGAAAATCCAGTACATTTATTATCACTTTAATGCTGTTATAATTGCTTAAGATAGTTGAGTTAGTGCAAGAAAGTCATTTCTTAACTGACTTTTTTCAAATAGTAAAAACTAAGCACCATACTATCATGCAAATCTTTGTTCCTGCTATTCTAAAATTTGTTGGATTAGGTCTGCTCTTGCTCCAGTTTTCTTCATGGGGAGATAATTGAGCAAGCATAAGAAAACTGGAAAAAGAAATGAGGGCCAGAACGAATGAATGATGGAAGCAGACTTAACAAGGATTTAGAGGTTTGGTCAATGAATACATAAGGCCTTGCAAAGAACTAAAATGGTTGGCCTTGTAATGGTAGCACAGTAAGCTTTATGATCTTCAGTTCATTAATGACTAAAAAGATATGCATGCACTCAACATGGCAACGATCGATACCAGACAACAGTGCTTTCATCAAAAGCACTTTATGATAGCCAGTGGCTGTTACTGTTATGCATAAACTGACAAAGTGGAAACGGGTGAAAACAACAAAGTGCTGGATCTATGCACTGTCTTGAATAAGTCAAGTAGAACACAGTCAAAATGTTTGCATTTGGAGCTTGGAAACTCTTTTTATGAAGAATAATTTTTAAGTTAGGTATTTCCTGTAGCGAAGTTTTTCACTCGGTTGAACTTTGTGAGACACTCCCAAAACAATAGGATAAGCAAGTGATCTCATCCAAGATAACAGCAACATCACAACGGTTGGCAGTTACAACAACAGTGGATTTATTCATCGATAAATATCTGTTTTACAAAGAACAACCTGAAGTGCCATCTCTTCCAATACAGCAGCAAATAAATTTGTCCCACTAGCTATAGATTGCTTAACAACCGcggggtcatcatgcttcaaaaatGACAGCAAATTTGGCATCAGCACAACCAAATCTTCTGTTACATGTGTGCCAAGATCTCTCAGCAATCTGTCAGCAAGAAACAGAAACATGAGTACCACCAAAATAGTTTTCCAAAGCAGCAAGCAAAGGAACGCAGAAAtaagcaaaaaaaattgtttagtTAATTCATTGTAGGCACTTTACTAAGTTGTTCACAGATACTATAAGTTACTTAAAGCAGATCAATGACACTTCAAACAATACAAACTCCAAGTCAAGATGAAATAATATATCGATTATAAGATATTCCTGAACCAGACTTTGCTTTGACCAAAATAATATAAAGGTCAATAAATAGTTAAATGTCTGGATCCTACAGGTATGAATTATTCCCCTTTACTATTTCAGTTTCATCCTTCAACAAAATTACTGAGAGAAAGGTACCAAAATAAAGCTTTTACATCATTCGTTTGTCCTCCTATCAGAGGGCATCTACCGATTATTGCTAAACCAATTGAGTATTCCTCGTACTATTGCCAGTTCATGCGAAAATAATTCATTTCTCCATGCCATTGCCGATAGCAGGTTCCAACTCATACTACCAATTTTCAAGAGACTCACTCGAGAGGGCATCCACGCTTCTAATAAAAATCACAACTTGGCCAGGCCCACATTCATAAAAATCTTACAACATCAATTGTAAATGCACGGATGCGGAACTAAGCATGTCAGATCTACGAAAGTAAATCCTACAGCAATTTCATTCACATCGACTCCTCGACTCAACCAAACCA
This region includes:
- the LOC133908538 gene encoding uncharacterized protein LOC133908538; this encodes MEFGEDGAQWPQPRGEAAEALPPMLSDRGEVASPRFDSSRALRLLRDLGTHVTEDLVVLMPNLLSFLKHDDPAVVKQSIASGTNLFAAVLEEMALQINKCGKIDAWLEEMWDWMKQFKDAVRCVIHEPGPISTKLLAVKFVEVWILCFTPQVNSDQIQPSEGKSRRFDTSRLSQFHPSLDPVVLEADANRALILLLDILQSAYAYRGSFLVGTINSLAAVVKNRPIYYDRVLPVLLDFDPGSETTKGAHAASLRYSLRTAFLGFLRSPHPAMIESKDILVRQLRALSPGDAIDQIIRQAEKMSRNVDRASRSSKDVPPTWEMPYGDINRKKPAARSSDVLAMSDGVAKRARFDTSAISNLPVQGSSDYSDMQVDNDANLGHSSDPAILNSDVSPVEKMIEMIGALLAEGERGAESLDILVSTVEADVMADIVIETMKHIPEPPFPLATNNGVQQPVFKSSSTPPTENLPSSPDSSLFAAQLTPTADAASMLPSDAFVIPSVHDTKRDPRRDPRRLDPRRTVSHAATSSIQAKVETNNVHQMDNLPNTPCSSSGKVENYLDYSGDLLKTEDEQHTSSQPNQTVSKDKSELLDVATEPEPTFEVVAPVDAGLNSSDVDEEMVNPLSSEVTSLDESDSVDLEVDPFLPVPTASTPEDTDHDLPVIPSHLELSVKEKISLNKEAIRRIIADYKKNSLNARFSLLAHLIAQSADDDNIMDLIQRHIIFRCNDQKGYELAMHVLYQLQSINVADSPESSTPASKHYEKFFISLARSMINSLPASDKSFCKLICDAPYLPESLFRLLEGLCMSQGNSQQIKDGDGDRVAQGLGTVWNLILGRPPLRHVCLDIALKCTVHSQDEVRGKAVRLVAKKLYDLTYATERIEQFATESLVGVAKHVDTDINLTCSKESTAELEVGTQEASGSGSQIPDSGPSESGSSKTSLISLKQSAISVSEAKCRTSLFFALCTKRPSLLQHLFNVYGRSPEVVKQCIHWHIPSLVRNLGSSCPEMLDIIHNPPEGSEGLVTLILQTLTEESNPSADLVAAVKHLYKTKLKDASILIPLLSSFPKEEVLAIFPRLVDLPLGRFQDALARILQGTAHTGPALTPAEVLIAIHDINPEKDKVALKKVTDACTACFEQRTVFTHQVLEKSLNELVDRVPIPLLFMRTVIQALDAFPALVDFVMGILSRLVNKQIWRMPKLWVGFLKLAFQIQPHSFDVLLQLPPPQLEFMLNKYPNLRTPLSSFVNQHNMQNTLSRQILRILGFFNEPQQAPVSFVPATLQTADATSLPGATQM